From the Budorcas taxicolor isolate Tak-1 chromosome 1, Takin1.1, whole genome shotgun sequence genome, one window contains:
- the LOC128047628 gene encoding LOW QUALITY PROTEIN: cathelicidin-1-like (The sequence of the model RefSeq protein was modified relative to this genomic sequence to represent the inferred CDS: substituted 1 base at 1 genomic stop codon), which yields METQRASLSLGRCSLWLLLLGLALPSASAQVLSYREAVLRAVDQLNEQSSEPNIYRLLELDQPPQDDEDPDSPKRVSFRVKETVCPRTTXQPPEQCDFKENGLLKRCEGTVTLDQVRGNFDITCNNHQSIRITKQPWAPPQAAQICRFVFIRVCR from the exons ATGGAGACCCAGAGGGCCAGCCTCTCCCTGGGGCGCTGTTCGCTGTGGCTCCTGCTGCTGGGACTAGCACTGCCCTCGGCCAGCGCCCAGGTCCTCAGCTACAGGGAGGCCGTGCTTCGTGCTGTGGATCAGCTCAATGAGCAGTCCTCAGAACCTAACATTTACCGTCTTCTCGAGCTGGACCAGCCTCCTCAGGAT GATGAAGACCCGGACAGCCCGAAGCGGGTGAGCTTCAGGGTGAAGGAGACTGTGTGTCCCAGGACCACCTAGCAGCCCCCGGAGCAGTGTGACTTCAAGGAGAATGGG CTGCTGAAACGGTGTGAGGGGACAGTCACCCTGGACCAGGTCAGGGGGAACTTTGACATCACCTGTAATAAT CACCAGAGCATCAGGATTACAAAGCAACCGTGGGCACCACCACAGGCAGCCCAAATATGTCGCTTCGTATTTATAAGGGTTTGCAGATAA
- the LOC128047922 gene encoding cathelicidin-7-like produces METQRAGLSLGRWSLCLLLLGLVLPSARARAFSYREAVLRAVDQFNERSSEANLYRLLELDPPPEQDAEDRGARKPVSFRVKETVCPRTSQQPVEQCDFRENGLVKQCVGTVTRYWIRGDFDITCNDIQSVGLFRRLRDSLRRGGQKILEKAERIGDRIKDTFRG; encoded by the exons ATGGAGACCCAGAGGGCTGGCCTCTCGCTGGGACGGTGGTCACTGTGTCTCCTGCTGCTGGGACTAGTGCTGCCCTCGGCCAGGGCCCGGGCATTCAGCTACAGGGAGGCCGTGCTTCGTGCTGTGGATCAGTTCAATGAGAGGTCCTCAGAAGCTAATCTCTACCGCCTCCTGGAGCTAGACCCGCCTCCCGAGCAGGAC GCGGAGGACCGGGGAGCACGAAAGCCTGTGAGCTTCAGGGTGAAGGAGACTGTGTGCCCCAGGACGAGCCAGCAGCCCGTGGAGCAGTGTGACTTCAGGGAGAATGGG CTGGTGAAACAGTGTGTGGGGACAGTCACTCGGTACTGGATCAGGGGTGACTTCGACATCACCTGTAATGAT ATTCAGAGTGTGGGGCTATTCCGCCGGCTGCGGGACTCACTCCGAAGAGGTGGGCAGAAAATCCTCGAAAAAGCAGAGAGAATTGGTGACAGAATCAAAGATACCTTCAGGGGATGA